Proteins found in one Aethina tumida isolate Nest 87 chromosome 1, icAetTumi1.1, whole genome shotgun sequence genomic segment:
- the LOC109596969 gene encoding sialin isoform X1, translating to MVFKLGKDLIPTRSIIWIMLFTCTFILYMIRVNMSILIIAMVEPGKTSESKIFVPECARISNITNESIMISPVPDKFTSLPNYGPRYEWNKKLQGLILGSYFWGFTITGIPGGALAEKFGPSKIIMISFLVAGGLTLLGPLTASWHPMALIVSRFLIGLFGGVVYPCLHNLVAKWVPAQEKGKFMGALLGGAMGTVATWPYLGAVIERYGWNWGFFSNGIIVLLWTVAWVCLVRDTPSDHPWISQSEKQYIEDGLGGNVNNKKRLAPYGLIFRSVPFLALIVLHFGNLWGLFFLMTAGPNFMSSVLGFDLGHTGILAALPYLARLIFGFVFGSIGDQIRKKNWMTTTTTRKSFVLFSHILPGFLLLMQTFTGCDANWAIVLITLSLGLNGASTLTNLQNSQDLAPNFAATLYGIANCIGSTTGFISPLIVGYLTTKKNGLDEWHIIFYIGSSVYIACAFFFILFGTGDIQPWNFEETTTHKTGTENAAYITEDEETIDNENTKV from the exons atggtttttaaattaggAAAAG atttaataCCAACAAGATCCATAATATGGATAATGTTGTTTACATGCACTTTTATCCTGTACATGATCAGAGTGAACATGTCCATACTTATAATCGCAATGGTGGAACCAGGAAAGACGTctgaatcaaaaatttttgtaccGGAATGTGCCAGAATTTCAAACATTACCAACGAATCCATAATGATTTCACCAGTTCCAGACAAATTCACATCACTTCCAAat tatgGACCGAGATATGAATGGAACAAAAAGCTTCAGGGATTGATTTTGGGCTCGTACTTTTGGGGATTCACTATTACAGGAATTCCAGGTGGTGCCTTGGCGGAAAAATTCGGCCCATCGAAAATCATTATGATTTCCTTCCTAGTAGCAGGAGGATTGACACTTTTGGGTCCCCTTACCGCTTCCTGGCATCCTATGGCTCTGATCGTGTCCAGATTTCTCATTGGACTCTTCGGG GGAGTAGTGTACCCATGTTTACACAATTTGGTAGCAAAATGGGTACCAGCTCAAGAAAAGGGTAAATTCATGGGTGCATTGTTAGGGGGTGCTATGGGAACGGTCGCCACATGGCCATATTTGGGTGCTGTTATAGAAAGGTATGGATGGAATTGGGGTTTCTTTTCAAATGGTATTATCGTTCTTTTATGGACAGTCGCTTGGGTGTGTCTTGTTAGAGACACCCCATCAGATCATCCTTGGATTAGCCAATctgaaaaacaatatattgaaGATGGGCTTGGAGGAAacgtcaataataaaaaa AGGTTGGCACCTTACGGACTTATATTTCGATCGGTACCATTTTTGGCTTTGATCGTGTTACACTTTGGTAACCTGTGGGGATTGTTCTTTCTGATGACAGCTGGACCCAATTTCATGTCTTCTGTACTAGGTTTTGATTTGGGTCATACTGGAATTCTGGCGGCTCTTCCCTATTTAGCTAGGCTGATTTTTGGATTCGTTTTTGGATCAATCGGCgatcaaattagaaaaaagaaCTGGATGACGACTACTACGACACGAAAGAGCTTTGTCCTATTTT CTCATATTCTTCCtggatttttattgttgatgCAGACATTTACGGGTTGCGACGCAAATTGGGCAATAGTTCTTATAACACTATCTCTGGGTTTGAATGGCGCTTCAACTTTGACCAACCTGCAAAATTCTCAAGATTTGGCGCCCAATTTTGCTGCCACTTTGTATGGAATTGCTAATTGCATTGGCAGCACTACAGGGTTTATTTCTCCTCTAATCGTTGGATATTTGACTACAAAAAAA aacGGTTTAGACGAATGGCACATAATTTTCTACATTGGTTCCTCTGTTTACATCGCGTGTGCATTTTTCTTCATCCTCTTTGGAACTGGAGACATTCAACCTTGGAATTTCGAAGAAACAACTACGCATAAAACGGGTACAGAAAATGCTGCTTACATTACTGAAGACGAAGAGACAATAGATAATGAAAACACTAAAGTGtaa
- the LOC109596969 gene encoding sialin isoform X2 translates to MLFTCTFILYMIRVNMSILIIAMVEPGKTSESKIFVPECARISNITNESIMISPVPDKFTSLPNYGPRYEWNKKLQGLILGSYFWGFTITGIPGGALAEKFGPSKIIMISFLVAGGLTLLGPLTASWHPMALIVSRFLIGLFGGVVYPCLHNLVAKWVPAQEKGKFMGALLGGAMGTVATWPYLGAVIERYGWNWGFFSNGIIVLLWTVAWVCLVRDTPSDHPWISQSEKQYIEDGLGGNVNNKKRLAPYGLIFRSVPFLALIVLHFGNLWGLFFLMTAGPNFMSSVLGFDLGHTGILAALPYLARLIFGFVFGSIGDQIRKKNWMTTTTTRKSFVLFSHILPGFLLLMQTFTGCDANWAIVLITLSLGLNGASTLTNLQNSQDLAPNFAATLYGIANCIGSTTGFISPLIVGYLTTKKNGLDEWHIIFYIGSSVYIACAFFFILFGTGDIQPWNFEETTTHKTGTENAAYITEDEETIDNENTKV, encoded by the exons ATGTTGTTTACATGCACTTTTATCCTGTACATGATCAGAGTGAACATGTCCATACTTATAATCGCAATGGTGGAACCAGGAAAGACGTctgaatcaaaaatttttgtaccGGAATGTGCCAGAATTTCAAACATTACCAACGAATCCATAATGATTTCACCAGTTCCAGACAAATTCACATCACTTCCAAat tatgGACCGAGATATGAATGGAACAAAAAGCTTCAGGGATTGATTTTGGGCTCGTACTTTTGGGGATTCACTATTACAGGAATTCCAGGTGGTGCCTTGGCGGAAAAATTCGGCCCATCGAAAATCATTATGATTTCCTTCCTAGTAGCAGGAGGATTGACACTTTTGGGTCCCCTTACCGCTTCCTGGCATCCTATGGCTCTGATCGTGTCCAGATTTCTCATTGGACTCTTCGGG GGAGTAGTGTACCCATGTTTACACAATTTGGTAGCAAAATGGGTACCAGCTCAAGAAAAGGGTAAATTCATGGGTGCATTGTTAGGGGGTGCTATGGGAACGGTCGCCACATGGCCATATTTGGGTGCTGTTATAGAAAGGTATGGATGGAATTGGGGTTTCTTTTCAAATGGTATTATCGTTCTTTTATGGACAGTCGCTTGGGTGTGTCTTGTTAGAGACACCCCATCAGATCATCCTTGGATTAGCCAATctgaaaaacaatatattgaaGATGGGCTTGGAGGAAacgtcaataataaaaaa AGGTTGGCACCTTACGGACTTATATTTCGATCGGTACCATTTTTGGCTTTGATCGTGTTACACTTTGGTAACCTGTGGGGATTGTTCTTTCTGATGACAGCTGGACCCAATTTCATGTCTTCTGTACTAGGTTTTGATTTGGGTCATACTGGAATTCTGGCGGCTCTTCCCTATTTAGCTAGGCTGATTTTTGGATTCGTTTTTGGATCAATCGGCgatcaaattagaaaaaagaaCTGGATGACGACTACTACGACACGAAAGAGCTTTGTCCTATTTT CTCATATTCTTCCtggatttttattgttgatgCAGACATTTACGGGTTGCGACGCAAATTGGGCAATAGTTCTTATAACACTATCTCTGGGTTTGAATGGCGCTTCAACTTTGACCAACCTGCAAAATTCTCAAGATTTGGCGCCCAATTTTGCTGCCACTTTGTATGGAATTGCTAATTGCATTGGCAGCACTACAGGGTTTATTTCTCCTCTAATCGTTGGATATTTGACTACAAAAAAA aacGGTTTAGACGAATGGCACATAATTTTCTACATTGGTTCCTCTGTTTACATCGCGTGTGCATTTTTCTTCATCCTCTTTGGAACTGGAGACATTCAACCTTGGAATTTCGAAGAAACAACTACGCATAAAACGGGTACAGAAAATGCTGCTTACATTACTGAAGACGAAGAGACAATAGATAATGAAAACACTAAAGTGtaa